Part of the Trichoderma asperellum chromosome 1, complete sequence genome is shown below.
CATATCGGCTgtagcagcggcatcactgAATGAATACAAATTAAGCACTTCAGCCATTTTAGCTCTTTGACCTGGAGAAAACTGTTCGATCTGTAGCCGTTGgatttagctataatattatagctatttaattatatttgaTGGCTACTGGGTTCGTTGTCCGTTGTCCCAAATCCGAATGCTGGTGACTAAGAAattcctcctcgtcaatcTGACGCATCTCTATGCCCACTCAATTGCCATTGCTTTTCGACTCCTTGATTTACTCATTTCGCTTTTTCTCGTTTTGTGTAGTCAGCACACGTATGCTGACTAGTCGCTGACTATGCTAAGTCGTCCTAGTTGGCACAGCTGGGGATTCAGGGGGAGAACAAATGTCTGCTGCGGTGGGTGGGGGAACTTAGTTGTCGTTGGCCGTCAATTGCTAGGGTTATACTAGATATCTACGGTGTTGTCATCGAGACCCGGACTTAAATATTGTTATTTCATGATTATTGTAAAGGGAAGAGGTCACGCGGAACTCCCGTattggatgaagaagaacccATGCTAGCCAACAACAGAGCACGACATTCGGCAGGTTCGGCGGTTTCCACGGCAGAACCATACACAAAAGCATCTTTTAGTTGGAAAGCGGTCTTTGCGAGACAATCACGGCTCAACCTGTTGGAATGTCTCCTGCTCGGCATGCACTCTGTAGCGTTCGATCAGATGTTGCCCGTTTTCATGCATCATCCGCGTCAAAAGGCCGTTCAGACCCAAACGAGCTTGATACACTTCAGTGGTGGTTTTGGCATCAGTTCCAATCGAATCGGACTCCTCCTCATCTTAAACGGAATTTTTGGGATGTTCGTacagtttattatattcccACCAGTGGCAAAGCGATTCGGTGTGTTGACATGCATGAAAACTTGCACAGTTCTGTTCCCTGTCATTTATATTGTTTTCCCGTTCACATCTCTCATTGAATCAGACCAGAAGCAACAAATTATTGGACTGCTCCTCATTGCTTGCAAATGCTGCATGACTGTTTTTGCCTTTCCCTGTAACGCCATTCTGCTTACCAACTCATCTGCCAGTGCCGGAACACTTGGTACCCTGAATGGAGTTGCGACGAGCGTTGCTGAAATTGGCCGCACAATTGGACCTACTATGGGTGGCTTGATGTTCAACGTTGGTGTCGAAGCTGGGCTCATTGTCTTGCCATGGTGGGTCATGGCAGCTATTGCTTTGGCTGCGGCCCTGCCTGTATTGTGGATGGAAGATAGACCTACACCCACAGAACTTGCGCCACAGAGCCAAGAACATGCGAATGCAGTAGAAGACTGTGAGGTCGGTGCCTCACGTCGGAGGCAATAGAAATATAGCAGGGCTGTTACTATATCAGAACGGCATGAGATGCAAAAGAGTCAGTAACCAGTCGACGATCGGATGAGCAACAAAATTAAGGCATCGCAGTCAGTTAGCGAGTGTTGCTCGTCGAGAGAATCTTCGTTCGTCAACACATGAAGACATCCTCATGGACTGCAAGAATGCGGGAGAATTAGTATATCTTCGTCCACAGCTATAGACAAAATGATGTGTAGACAGAGGAGTAGAGGTTCCCAATGTGCTAGGTATcattcgtcttcttccgccCCTGAGAAAcaaattttaaaattctCACGC
Proteins encoded:
- a CDS encoding uncharacterized protein (TransMembrane:3 (o57-75i87-108o150-173i)~EggNog:ENOG41), with translation MSPARHALCSVRSDVARFHASSASKGRSDPNELDTLQWWFWHQFQSNRTPPHLKRNFWDVLLFPVIYIVFPFTSLIESDQKQQIIGLLLIACKCCMTVFAFPCNAILLTNSSASAGTLGTLNGVATSVAEIGRTIGPTMGGLMFNVGVEAGLIVLPWWVMAAIALAAALPVLWMEDRPTPTELAPQSQEHANAVEDCEVGASRRRQ